The sequence below is a genomic window from Micromonospora aurantiaca ATCC 27029.
GTCGAGCAGCCGGATCGCGGTACGGAGCTGGTTGTCGCTGAGCCGCCGGGCCCGGACCAGCGCCCCGACCTCGACGGTGAACGCGGCGAGCCGCTGGTCGAAGTCGGCGAGCAGCGGCGACTCGTCCGGGCGGGCCGATCCCCCGTCGCCCGCCGGCCGGGTGGTCGCGGACGCCGTCCAGCCGCCCTGCCGGGTCTGCCGGGCCACCTCGCGCAGCTCCCGCTTCAGGTCGCGCACCGATCCGCGTACCTCGGTGCGGATCTCACCGGCCAGCGCGGAGAGGTCCTCGACGGCGGCGCCGATGTCGCTCTCCAGCGTCGACAGCTCGTCGGCGCGCTGCCGCAGTTCGGCGCGGCCCGCCTCGGTGATCTCGTAGACCTTGCGCCCGCCCGCGGCGGTGTGCGTGACCAGCCCTTCCGCCTCCAGCCGTTGCAGGCGCGGGTAGATGGTGCCGGCGCTGGGCGCGTACAGGCCGAGGAAGCGCTCCTCCAGCAGACGGATCAGCTCGTAGCCGTGCTTCGGGCCGTCGTCGAGCAGCTTCAGCAGGTAGAGCCGGAGCCGGCCGTGGCTGAACACGGCGGTCACGGCACGTCCTCCACATGGTCGGCGGGCGCGACCGGGCGGGCGAGCAGCGCGATGCTGCCGGAGGTCGCGGAGGCCCAGAGCCTACCCGTACCCCCACCGAGGACACCGTGGCTGTCCTTGATCGAGCCCAGCCCGCGCCCACCGCCGTCCACCTGGGGGAAGCCGCTGGTGATCTTGCCGGAGGTGGTGTGCAGGTGCACTGTGAGGTCGCTGTCCTCGCGGACCCGCACGGTGATGCTGCCGGAGATGGCGCTGAGCCGGATCTCGCTGCCGCGCGGGTTGTCCAGGTCGCAGGTGATCGAGCCGGAGACGGCGTGCGCGCGGACCCGCTCGGGCGCACTGTCGGCGAGGATCAGCTCACCGGAGACCGTCTCCAGGTCCAGGTCGCCGCCGATGCCGAGCGCCTCGACCGGCCCGGAGATGACCTTCGCGCTGGTGCGTCCCCGCAGCCCGCGCAGCGTGACCTGCCCGGAGGTGACGTCGACGCGGGTCTCCCGGCGCAGCCCGGAGGCGACGAGCGCGCCGCTGACCACCGACAGGGTGGCGAGCACGTCCGGCGGAACGGCGACCGACACCTCGGCCCGGATCCGGTTGCCGAACCAGGAGAAGATGCCGAGCAGGCCGGGCTTGCGCTTGTGCCGGATCGTCAGCCGCCCGTCGCGTACCTCGACGAGAAGCGGCCGGCTGCTGATCCGGGTCACGTCGACCCGGGCCGGACCGTCGGCGCCGACCACGTTCAGCCGGCCGCTGATCAGCTCGGCGTCGAGCCGGGTGATCGGCTCGTCCAGCGTGATGCGCTGCGGGTTGTCGACCGTCCAACTGGCCATGACACGCTCCCCTCGTCGGCGTACCGGCCCACGGCACGCCAGGTGTTGCGAGGAGCGTAACGCGATACATCGCGACTGAACAAGACACTATCGCGACTATGTCGCGTCCCCGACGACTGCGGCGGTCAGGCCGCCAGGTCGAGCTGGGTCGCGAGCACGGGACGCGGGGCCGGGCGGACCGCGGCCTCGGCGATCCGGGCCAGCGCCCGGCGGTCCGCGCCCTCGGCCGGGTGCAGCGCGGCGCTCACCGTCACCGACACGGTCAGGTCCCGGGCGGCGAGCACCCGGCGCATCGACGCCCAGAGCGTCTCCTCGCCGAGGAAGGCGGGCAGCGTGCTCGGGTCGCCCGCGTACCGGTAGCCGAGGCTCAACGGCACCACCGGCGCGCCCGCCGCCACGGCGGCCTCGAACATCGCCGGGCGGAAGCCGCGGCTCGGGCGGCAGTCCGTCGCGGCGCCGCACCAGGTCGTACCCTCCGGGAACACCGCCACCGACCGCCCGGACCGCAGCGCGCCGGCCACCCGCGCGACGGTGGCCGGCAGGTCACGCGGCCGGGACCGGTCCACGAAGACGGTGCCCGCCGCGGCGGCCAGGGCACCCACCAGCGGCCAGCTCCGGACCTCGCGCTTCGCCAGCATCCGGGCCGGCGACACGGCGAGCACCGCCAGGACGTCCAGCCAGGACACGTGGTTGGCGACCAGCAGCGCGCGCCCGCGCGGCGCCCGGCCGCGGACCAGCAGACGCACCCCGAGGGTACGCAGCGTCCACCGCGCCCAGCCCCGCAACGCGGCCCGGCCCCGGGCGGCGGGCAGCACCGGCAGCAGCGCGACCAGGCCCGTCCCGGCCAGGAGCATTCCGAGTACGCCGAGCAGCCGCCCGGCCCGGCGCAGCCACGACACGTCCGGGGCGGCGTGCGGCGGCAGACAGTCCGGCCCGCAGCCCGAGGCGGGCCGCCACAGGCCCTCCCCGGCGGCGCCCGCGCACGGGTCCGCGCCGAGCCCGGGGACAGCGGCGGTCACGACCCGGCCTCGCCGAGGAAGTGCCGCAGGTAGCGCGGGTTCATCCGGTCCAGCGAGAACAGCACGTAGAAGTCGGCGCAGCCGAAGTCCCTGTCGTACGCGGGCTCGCCGGCCACCCAGGCGCCCAGCCGCAGGTAGCCGCGCAGCAGCGGCGGCACGAGCGCCCGGCGTCGCGCCGGGGTGAGCGCGGCGAGGTCGGCGGCGGGCGCCTCGGCG
It includes:
- a CDS encoding DUF4097 family beta strand repeat-containing protein — encoded protein: MASWTVDNPQRITLDEPITRLDAELISGRLNVVGADGPARVDVTRISSRPLLVEVRDGRLTIRHKRKPGLLGIFSWFGNRIRAEVSVAVPPDVLATLSVVSGALVASGLRRETRVDVTSGQVTLRGLRGRTSAKVISGPVEALGIGGDLDLETVSGELILADSAPERVRAHAVSGSITCDLDNPRGSEIRLSAISGSITVRVREDSDLTVHLHTTSGKITSGFPQVDGGGRGLGSIKDSHGVLGGGTGRLWASATSGSIALLARPVAPADHVEDVP
- a CDS encoding PadR family transcriptional regulator, which gives rise to MTAVFSHGRLRLYLLKLLDDGPKHGYELIRLLEERFLGLYAPSAGTIYPRLQRLEAEGLVTHTAAGGRKVYEITEAGRAELRQRADELSTLESDIGAAVEDLSALAGEIRTEVRGSVRDLKRELREVARQTRQGGWTASATTRPAGDGGSARPDESPLLADFDQRLAAFTVEVGALVRARRLSDNQLRTAIRLLDGALEGLRRLLR
- a CDS encoding lysophospholipid acyltransferase family protein, with the translated sequence MTAAVPGLGADPCAGAAGEGLWRPASGCGPDCLPPHAAPDVSWLRRAGRLLGVLGMLLAGTGLVALLPVLPAARGRAALRGWARWTLRTLGVRLLVRGRAPRGRALLVANHVSWLDVLAVLAVSPARMLAKREVRSWPLVGALAAAAGTVFVDRSRPRDLPATVARVAGALRSGRSVAVFPEGTTWCGAATDCRPSRGFRPAMFEAAVAAGAPVVPLSLGYRYAGDPSTLPAFLGEETLWASMRRVLAARDLTVSVTVSAALHPAEGADRRALARIAEAAVRPAPRPVLATQLDLAA